The following coding sequences are from one Triplophysa dalaica isolate WHDGS20190420 chromosome 12, ASM1584641v1, whole genome shotgun sequence window:
- the gon4lb gene encoding GON-4-like protein isoform X2, with amino-acid sequence MKMGWKRKASHDPQQEHAKIPKRGSVNTSQLSHKLLKSSWRRKVSTPTKRKSWTSVHALSPGRQAHRFKRQEQKSGEDHVEHESDVVQSSPVSSPLQSEEDAELGLVITVDEDRCELEESLNAENGVNVKNVMTQREGEILKVNEETEKMAEGLEQEDESEEELSKLDRDLTFKSQKLKLSAVNVRNIIHEVITNEHVVAMMKAAIRDTQDMPMFEPKMTRSKLKEVVQKGGGMGTWNISPIKKPNETKLPQFVDIPLQDEEDSSDEEYCPDEDEEDETAEETFLESDVESTASSPRGRRHTPTHMPSEQDDASNSPRVKSKPSRHLRVEAVPMGPPAPPTQSCGRSRSLRAPDPFIEKLHAVDKELDLSPLCMEAYQALSSNSGGGEPDQGLVAFRTRSKRPLRDVPLDQLEAELHAPDITADMYDKVFTPEDRNWTQWLQGLMSSHLDNEEGDEDDDPEYNFLEDLDEPDLEDYRNDRAVRITKREVNELMEELLETFHDEVAADEQDEEGHEEDEEHDEEASNTPQFNVPQAIRFEEPLAHMLTACRRTVREQMDALQQRRENQARATQHASGPGVVLVQPSCSLVVNQTQRKQLQQQIQQHVQLLTQANMLCNPVEALQSEAQTTKHFLGELLSFAERAEEGRTAINACFRSVFRVCNLEPSLKLLEKLNQCPVPAHLPPEPTCHNAAHSYPFLPAGLAWLFATRSAFLYPELLPHCSLDPALHPPRGKYYHTKAEDSLIVLGLKHFAQTEFPYHLMTRYLVRSIRQDQLGVRVKNLASRRGHNIIKFYCQNRVVPPLPVMCSPVLPGEERPPVEREQSIMPNWLRKSLLVIHRAVFQSYSKVNSTTKTSSLSFPKGTKYPQFLPKGVHLRLHPARNTPRPQLPKPRPLGGFSCPSLVPLAKAPPCPTGNALPNVSTPTHSVFLLAHAPSTSMNGVLPLVHPPSTPAHGMVPQSTSFPINFQYITPELGSAIPMLPPANVPPALGPIPPSVCSSLHSSVMVRTSGLQQGQNMSDKIKKQTIPRKFAPLKPAPQLPKIMPLPSTTMSNAHNSVVVMEKAIPLNVTRKIAAQTNENACLVTAAQRLVTSQDITIQLSECKVLHSTPIQNTVEKGQMSLQSRVPPASPQNFSPLTAAPADSSQYVLVPTVTQKGVPQFLLLPKDSLVVNQPASISAECAPVVPKHHVSCEISSGPVLNNTKRADQPLNIVTPVPISVEDDGKEVSEEELKAKMTGDRWEEEMAGALFGSPLLALSESSCSTDSSLTSTDASMDSGAEASVREEMDTKCLSDPEKQKSKESDSWEPPGVLKHGTGDGKDQQSKGEENEGNREEGQGEERERGGGGERDEDKNGEKSGDGESGEQRDGDGGGDKGREERDGDGEKDGDGERDEEEEDFDDLTQDEDEEEVMSSASEESVLSVPELQETMEKLTWLASERRLCQEVDSEEDNSPTSPTSPTSPNSQNSPASQNSQEENSEDEEDGVMKGDEMEAGEGEGGKLPEGDAPPGDDPPQASGRGGGRGRGRGRPPPRSLKRGRRQERGSKDASKLLLLYDDHILDNDPMRESKDMAFAQSYLNRVREALQDVPGKVEEFLGLLYEFDQAGDSQSVVELFSHLKPLLRDWPDLLKDFAAFLLPEQALECGLFEEQQAFDRSRRFLRQLEISFGENPSHYQKIVRALQTGTALSPAGIDELKAQMATLLKGHTHLQGEFWMFFDEMRPPPARPGQFEEAVWLDDVGTGMDGEGCLVVGSGGGVWGGFEEVTLPDLEEDDESHKIRQISGRSKRRKEMLTHGNYKDCDWPEKDCPCPCHDSSHDTKYRRHKRKGCLRCHSNKATNSSKVLKTRDSAFLSADLQGERGAEEKEEEREPEEDVEAEKEVKDEAGSGANSPCQDGDGTVWEEGERIPSPIPKEQEKQNEEDDEKQEEHHIQASERQRSEEDVSAETGEGDLSTLSPAIDTPVCAKNISLTASGERVILWTREADRVILTACQQQGANQSTFQAVSEELGNKTASEVSTRFRDLMRLFHTSACQASSEDEATEQQSATDEEPD; translated from the exons ATGAAAATGGGGTGGAAACGCAAGGCATCTCATGATCCACAACAAGAACATGCTAAAATACCCAAAAGGGGATCTGTCAACACATCTCAATTATCTCACAAACTACTCAAAAGTTCTTGGAGAAGGAAGGTGTCTACTCCTACTAAGAGAAAGAGCTGGACATCAGTCCACGCACTGTCTCCAGGCAGACAAGCTCATCGATTCAAACGCCAGGAGCAGAAATCCGGGGAAG aCCATGTTGAGCATGAGAGTGATGTCGTCCAGTCCTCCCCAGTTTCATCTCCTCTTCAGTCAGAGGAGGATGCAGAACTGGGTCTGGTAATCACTGTGG ATGAGGACCGGTGTGAGCTGGAGGAATCGTTGAATGCTGAGAATGGTGTGAATGTAAAGAATGTAATGACTCAAAGGGAAGGAGAGATTCTTAAGGTAAATGAAGAGACGGAGAAGATGGCAGAAGGGCTTGAGCAAGAGGATGAGAGTGAGGAGGAGTTGAGTAAGTTGGACAGAGACTTGACCTTCAAATCACAAAAACTCAAGCTCTCCGCTGTCAACGTTCGGAACATTATCCAT GAAGTGATAACCAATGAGCATGTTGTGGCCATGATGAAAGCTGCGATAAGAGACACACAGGACATGCCTATGTTT GAACCTAAGATGACCCGTTCAAAGCTCAAGGAAGTTGTTCAGAAAGGGGGG ggAATGGGCACCTGGAACATCTCACCAATAAAAAAGCCAAATGAGACAAAG CTTCCCCAGTTTGTAGACATTCCTCTGCAGGATGAGGAAGACTCATCTGATGAAGAGTATTGTCCTGATGAAGACGAGGAGGATGAAACCGCTGAGGAG ACATTTTTGGAGAGTGATGTGGAGAGCACAGCCTCCTCTCCACGTGGCAGAAGACATACTCCCACTCATATGCCATCTGAACAAGACGATGCCAGCAACAGCCCCAGAGTG AAGTCCAAGCCATCCAGGCACCTGAGAGTCGAGGCAGTACCTATGGGTCCCCCTGCCCCTCCAACTCAGTCATGCGGGCGCTCGCGATCCCTCAGGGCTCCTGATCCCTTCATTGAGAAACTCCATGCTGTGGATAAAGAGCTTGATCTGAGTCCTCTCTGCATGGAGGCTTACCAG GCTCTGAGCAGCAACAGCGGAGGAGGGGAGCCGGATCAGGGTCTGGTAGCTTTTCGGACCCGATCAAAGCGGCCGCTGAGGGATGTTCCTCTGGATCAGCTGGAGGCAGAGCTCCACGCCCCAGATATCACGGCAGATATGTACGATAAAGTTTTCACACCAGAGGATCGTAATTGGACTCAATGGCTGCAGGGACTCATGTCGTCTCACCTGGACAATGAAG aAGGAGATGAAGACGACGACCCCGAATATAACTTTTTAGAAGATTTAGACGAACCAGATTTGGAAGATTATCGAAATGACCGGGCCGTTCGCATCACAA AGAGGGAAGTCAATGAGCTCATGGAGGAGTTGTTAGAGACG TTTCACGATGAGGTGGCAGCCGATGAACAGGATGAGGAAGGTCATGAGGAAGATGAGGAACATGATGAGGAGGCCAGTAACACTCCACAATTCAATGTTCCTCAAGCCATCAG GTTTGAGGAGCCACTGGCTCATATGTTGACAGCATGTAGGCGGACAGTCAGAGAGCAGATGGACGCCCTGCAGCAGAGGAGGGAAAACCAGGCTCGCGCTACCCAGCATGCATCCGGCCCTGGTGTGGTTCTCGTGCAGCCCAGCTGTTCTCTGGTGGTCAACCAGACTCAAAGAAAACAGCTGCAGCAGCAAATACAACAG cATGTCCAGTTATTGACACAGGCCAATATGCTTTGCAACCCAGTGGAAGCGCTACAGAGCGAAGCTCAAACTACCAAACATTTTCTG GGGGAGTTGCTGTCATTTGCGGAGAGAGCCGAGGAGGGGAGGACTGCGATTAATGCATGTTTCAGAAGCGTGTTCCGAGTGTGTAACTTAGAACCATCCCTTAAGCTGCTGGAGAAGTTGAACCAATGTCCTGTTCCTGCCCACCTCCCTCCCGAACCCACATGCCATAACGCAG CCCACTCGTACCCGTTTCTCCCCGCTGGCCTGGCGTGGCTGTTCGCCACACGCTCTGCATTTCTTTACCCAGAACTTCTGCCGCACTGCAGTCTGGATCCGGCCCTGCACCCTCCCCGCGGCAAATATTATCACACCAAAGCAGAAGACAG tctCATAGTCTTAGGTTTAAAGCACTTTGCTCAGACAGAGTTTCCCTATCACCTGATGACCAGGTATCTCGTCAGGTCCATACGTCAGGATCAGCTCGGTGTACGTGTGAAGAActtggcatccagacgtggaCACAACATTATCAAG TTTTATTGTCAGAACCGTGTGGTTCCTCCTCTGCCGGTGATGTGCAGCCCTGTTTTGCCTGGAGAAGAGCGCCCTCCTGTGGAGAGAGAACAGAGCATCATGCCCAACTGGCTGAGG AAAAGTTTACTGGTCATCCATAGGGCAGTTTTTCAGTCCTATTCGAAGGTGAACTCAACCACCAAAACTTCCAGCCTTAGCTTTCCTAAAGGAACGAAATACCCACAATTCCTCCCTAAAGGCGTTCATCTGCGCCTGCACCCGGCACGGAACACACCCCGCCCACAGCTGCCCAAACCCCGGCCCCTGGGTGGTTTTTCCTGCCCTTCTTTAGTACCATTAGCTAAAGCCCCTCCATGTCCCACAGGTAATGCATTACCCAATGTCTCCACACCAACTCACAGTGTATTTTTATTGGCCCATGCACCTAGCACATCCATGAATGGAGTCCTCCCATTGGTCCATCCTCCTTCAACACCTGCACATGGGATGGTGCCGCAGAGCACCTCTTTTCCTATCAACTTCCAGTACATCACTCCAGAATTGGGGTCTGCTATTCCGATGCTACCACCTGCCAACGTGCCCCCCGCTTTAGGGCCGATACCCCCATCTGTCTGTAGTTCTCTGCATTCTTCCGTGATGGTTAGGACAAGTGGTCTGCAACAGGGACAAAATATGTCAGataagataaaaaaacagacaatacCTAGAAAATTTGCACCTTTGAAACCAGCCCCTCAACTGCCCAAAATAATGCCCCTGCCCTCTACAACCATGAGCAATGCACACAACTCTGTTGTTGTTATGGAAAAGGCAATTCCTTTGAATGTCACACGGAAAATTGCCGCTCAGACTAATGAAAATGCCTGTCTTGTGACTGCCGCACAGAGATTGGTCACATCTCAAGACATCACCATTCAGTTATCAGAATGTAAAGTTTTGCATTCTACCCCCATTCAGAATACTGTTGAAAAAGGTCAAATGAGTCTTCAAAGTCGTGTTCCACCAGCCAGCCCACAGAACTTCTCCCCTCTGACGGCAGCACCAGCAGACAGTTCTCAGTATGTGCTGGTTCCGACTGTGACACAAAAAGGAGTGCCACAGTTCTTACTCCTGCCCAAAGACTCATTGGTTGTAAACCAACCTGCCTCAATTTCTGCTGAATGTGCACCAGTTGTGCCAAAACACCATGTTTCTTGTGAGATTTCTTCTGGTCCTGTGCTGAATAACACAAAGAGAGCTGATCAGCCATTAAATATTGTAACACCTGTGCCAATAAGTGTGGAGGATGATGGGAAGGAAGTGAGTGAGGAGGagttaaaagcaaaaatgacTGGTGACCGATGGGAAGAAGAAATGGCAGGTGCTCTCTTCGGCAGTCCTCTCCTGGCGCTCTCCGAATCCTCTTGTAGCACCGACTCTAGCCTGACCAGCACTGATGCTAGTATGGACAGTGGTGCCGAAGCTTCGGTGAGGGAAGAGATGGACACGAAATGTCTTTCTGATCCTGAGAAACAGAAGAGTAAAGAGTCTGACAGCTGGGAACCACCCGGAGTTCTCAAACATGGCACAGGGGATGGGAAGGACCAACAGTCTAAGGGTGAAGAGAATGAGGGCAATAGGGAGGAAGGACAGGGAGAGGAGAGGGAAAGGGGTGGAGGTGGAGAGCGTGATGAAGATAAAAATGGAGAGAAGAGTGGAGACGGAGAAAGCGGCGAGCAAAGAGATGGGGACGGAGGAGGAGATAAAGGACGAGAGGAGAGGGATGGAGACGGAGAGAAAGATGGAGATGGCGAGCgtgatgaggaggaggaggatttTGACGACCTCACACAggatgaagatgaggaggaagtgatgtcatcggCGTCGGAGGAATCTGTGCTTTCCGTTCCGGAACTTCAG GAGACAATGGAGAAGTTGACCTGGTTGGCTTCTGAGAGGAGACTGTGCCAAGAGGTAGACTCCGAGGAGGACAATTCCCCCACGTCTCCAACATCCCCCACCTCCCCAAACTCCCAGAACTCCCCCGCATCCCAGAATTCACAGGAGGAGAACTCAGAGGATGAAGAGGATGGAGTGATGAAGGGTGATGAGATGGAAGCCGGGGAAGGTGAAGGTGGAAAGCTTCCTGAGGGAGATGCACCACCAGGCGATGACCCTCCACAGGCCAGCGGTAGAGGAGGGGGGCGTGGCAGAG GGCGTGGCCGACCTCCCCCTCGTAGCCTCAAGCGTGGTCGGCGTCAGGAACGAGGCAGTAAAGATGCCTCGAAGCTTCTACTACTGTATGATGACCACATCCTGGACAACGATCCAATGAGAGAGAGTAAAGACATGGCCTTCGCCCAGTCTTATCTCAATAGG GTCCGTGAGGCCTTGCAGGATGTTCCTGGTAAGGTGGAGGAGTTTTTGGGGCTCCTGTATGAGTTTGACCAGGCGGGAGACAGCCAAAGTGTTGTAGAGCTCTTCTCCCATCTAAAACCTTTGCTCAGAGACTGGCCCGACCTTCTCAAGGACTTTGCAGCATTCCTTCTTCCTGAACAAGCGCTGGAGTGTGGATTG TTTGAAGAGCAGCAGGCCTTTGACAGGAGTCGGCGGTTTCTGCGTCAGTTGGAGATCAGTTTCGGGGAGAACCCATCTCATTACCAGAAGATTGTGAGAGCGCTGCAGACTGGAACTGCTCTCAGTCCTGCTGGCATCGATGAG CTCAAAGCCCAGATGGCTACCCTTCTTAAGGGCCACACTCACCTGCAAGGAGAATTCTGGATGTTTTTCGATGAAATGCGTCCACCTCCAGCACGTCCGGGCCAGTTTGAAGAGGCTGTTTGGCTAGATGACGTGGGAACTGGGATGGATGGAGAAGGATGCTTGGTTGTGGGATCTGGAGGAGGAGTATGGGGAGGGTTTGAGGAGGTCACGCTTCCTGATCTGGAAGAGGATGACGAGTCACACAAAATTCGACAGATCAGTGGTAGGAGCAAGAGAAGGAAAGAAATGCTCACACATGGCAACTACAAG GACTGTGATTGGCCAGAGAAAGATTGTCCGTGTCCCTGTCACGACTCTAGCCACGATACCAAATATCGCAGACATAAGAGAAAAGGATGCTTGCGTTGCCATAGCAACAAG GCAACCAACAGCTCAAAGGTGTTGAAAACCCGTGATTCAGCATTTCTGTCTGCTGATCTACAGGGTGAGAGAGGAGCGGAAGAAAAGGAAGAGGAACGAGAACCAGAAGAGGATGTAGAAGCAGAGAAGGAAGTTAAAGATGAGGCTGGTAGTGGAGCAAACAGTCCATGTCAGG ATGGTGATGGGACTGTGTGGGAAGAAGGTGAGAGAATCCCTTCTCCCATCCCAAAGgaacaggaaaaacaaaatgaggAAGATGACGAGAAACAAGAAGAGCATCATATACAGGCttcagagagacagagaagtgAGGAAGATGTTTCAGCTGAAACAGGAGAGGGAGATTTGAGCACACTCAGCCCTGCCATAGACACACCTGTCTGTGCCAAAAACATCTCCCTCACCGCCAGTGGAGAGAGGGTTATCCTCTGGACCAG GGAGGCTGATCGTGTGATCCTGACTGCCTGTCAACAGCAAGGAGCCAATCAGAGTACTTTCCAGGCTGTGTCAGAGGAACTTGGCAACAAAACAGCCAGTGAG GTATCGACGAGATTTCGAGACCTCATGCGTTTGTTCCATACGTCAGCTTGTCAGGCGAGCTCTGAGGATGAAGCCACAGAACAGCAGTCAGCCACTGATGAAGAACCGGACTAG